From Neobacillus sp. PS2-9, the proteins below share one genomic window:
- a CDS encoding MDR family MFS transporter produces MTAKDSKLGLVVAGLLLGILMASMDNTIVVTAMGTIVGDLGGLESFVWVVSAYMVAEMAGMPIFGKLSDMYGRKRFFIFGLILFMAGSALCGTAETITQLSIYRAIQGIGGGALVPIAFTIMFDLFPPEKRGKMGGLFGAVFGLSSIFGPLLGAYITDHISWHWIFYINMPLGILSLIFIVMAYKESPIHQKQTIDWWGAVTLVSGVVCLMFALELGGQKYDWDSVIILSLFAGFAILFVVFLFAETKAKDPIISFSMFKNRLFAGSTIVGLFYGAAFMAGTVYIPIFVQGVYGGSATNSGLILLPMMLGSVVTAQVGGFLTTKMSYRNIMFLSAAILIGGFLLLSTITPETSRAILTVYMIVIGLGVGFSFSVLSMAAIHPFGMEQRGSATSTSNFIRSLGMTIGITIFGTIQRNDFTDALEKAFAGMGPMPKGGAFGDSRALLSEEGRKMIPQQILDKITDALSSSIVHTFTWALVPAGLAFLFIFILGKERMVIHRGEASK; encoded by the coding sequence ATGACAGCAAAAGATAGTAAATTAGGTTTAGTAGTCGCAGGATTATTATTAGGTATTTTAATGGCGTCAATGGATAATACCATTGTTGTGACCGCGATGGGGACAATTGTTGGTGACCTCGGTGGACTGGAAAGCTTCGTTTGGGTTGTTTCTGCCTATATGGTAGCAGAGATGGCGGGGATGCCGATCTTCGGGAAATTGTCTGACATGTACGGACGGAAGCGGTTCTTTATTTTTGGGCTTATTTTGTTTATGGCAGGATCCGCTTTATGTGGTACAGCCGAAACGATTACACAATTAAGTATTTACCGGGCGATCCAAGGAATTGGCGGCGGCGCACTTGTGCCTATTGCCTTTACGATTATGTTTGATCTCTTTCCACCTGAAAAACGCGGGAAGATGGGCGGATTATTTGGAGCGGTCTTTGGTCTATCGAGCATTTTTGGACCGTTGCTAGGGGCGTATATTACGGATCATATCAGCTGGCATTGGATTTTCTATATTAACATGCCGCTTGGAATTTTATCCTTGATTTTTATCGTGATGGCTTACAAAGAGTCACCGATTCATCAAAAGCAAACGATTGACTGGTGGGGAGCGGTGACATTGGTCAGCGGAGTCGTCTGCTTAATGTTCGCTCTAGAGCTAGGTGGACAGAAATATGACTGGGATTCAGTGATTATTTTAAGCTTATTTGCAGGATTTGCAATTTTGTTTGTCGTCTTTTTATTTGCTGAGACAAAGGCAAAGGATCCAATCATTTCATTTTCGATGTTTAAAAACCGGTTGTTTGCTGGAAGTACGATTGTCGGTCTGTTTTATGGGGCAGCTTTTATGGCCGGAACGGTATACATACCGATTTTTGTCCAAGGAGTGTATGGAGGCAGTGCAACGAATTCGGGGTTGATTTTATTACCGATGATGCTTGGGTCGGTGGTGACCGCGCAAGTAGGAGGGTTTTTGACGACGAAAATGAGCTACCGAAATATCATGTTTTTGTCGGCGGCTATTCTGATAGGTGGATTTTTGCTGTTAAGTACGATTACTCCAGAAACCAGCCGGGCGATATTAACGGTGTACATGATTGTCATCGGACTGGGAGTGGGCTTCTCGTTTTCGGTGTTGAGTATGGCGGCGATTCATCCATTTGGCATGGAGCAAAGGGGCTCAGCGACTTCAACAAGTAACTTTATTCGTTCCCTAGGCATGACGATTGGGATTACCATTTTTGGCACGATTCAACGAAATGATTTTACAGACGCTCTCGAAAAAGCCTTTGCAGGGATGGGACCGATGCCGAAGGGTGGAGCGTTCGGGGATTCACGGGCGTTATTATCAGAAGAAGGGCGAAAGATGATCCCTCAACAGATTCTTGATAAAATTACAGATGCTCTTTCCAGCTCGATTGTCCATACCTTTACATGGGCATTGGTACCAGCAGGTCTGGCGTTCTTGTTTATCTTTATCTTAGGCAAAGAACGAATGGTCATTCACCGGGGAGAAGCTTCAAAATAA